A stretch of the Ornithodoros turicata isolate Travis chromosome 4, ASM3712646v1, whole genome shotgun sequence genome encodes the following:
- the LOC135391475 gene encoding protein BUD31 homolog isoform X1, producing MGKVRRSKKPPPEGWELIEPTLEELDQKMRECETETHEGKRKVESLWPIFKIHHQRSRYVFDLFHKRKAISKELYEYCIKEGLADKNLMAKWKKQGYENLCCLRCIQTRDTNFGTNCICRVPKGKLEEWSSLEPTSVEVGGFFPGYAARLKTCTSCI from the exons ATGGGCAAAGTTCGTCGCAGCAAGAAACCACCACCAGAAGGATGGGAATTGATTGAACCAACCTTAGAGGAATTGGATCAAAAGATGCGTGAAT GTGAAACTGAAACACACGAAGGAAAGCGAAAGGTAGAATCCCTCTGGCCCATCTTTAAGATTCACCACCAAAGGTCCAGATATGTCTTCGATCTTTTTCATAAACGCAAGGCAATCAGCAAGG AGCTCTACGAGTATTGCATCAAAGAGGGCCTGGCTGATAAAAACCTGATGGCCAAATGGAAAAAGCAGGGATATGAAAACCTCTGTTGCCTACGGTGCATTCAGACAAGAGATACAAACTTTGGCACCAACTGCATTTGCAGAGTCCCCAAAGGAAAGTTGGAAGAG TGGTCCTCACTGGAGCCCACAAGTGTGGAGGTGGGAGGTTTCTTCCCGGGATACGCTGCTAGGCTAAAGACATGCACGAGCTGCATATAA